In the Polyangiaceae bacterium genome, one interval contains:
- a CDS encoding MXAN_6577-like cysteine-rich protein — MKPTRILKRILGSVFVILFGVAAGCGGRGDDSTTCGTDQTACEGECVSLDSNALHCGACGARCASGQSCKNGACRVACKAGFEACGDACADLSSDPSNCGGCGHDCDPQTHCALGKCVAACPSNLADCGGACVDPGINPLHCGKCGNDCGPLKTCVGGSCECVTSCGSECVDAQSDAKHCGKCGNACAATEECVFGECKCKADSQLCGPGACPDLQTDPDHCGACGEKCPQNGVCVDGKCECVKGQAACGDTCATLSTDPKNCGSCGTNCAAAPYYDSSMLCLDGKCACSPGKTLCGIKCVFLDSSTEHCGSCGAGCPSTMSCSAGKCACPTGLKYCDGSCRDVQSDDKNCGGCGVVCASAESCNSGKCECHSSATVCDGKCVDLWTDAKNCGGCGVVCPPTIGANGFCDKGTCTCSFLGLLCNGVCINPKTSNDHCGGCNQPCPPGLTCTFGICQ, encoded by the coding sequence TTGAAGCCCACGCGAATCTTGAAGCGCATTCTTGGCTCGGTGTTCGTGATCCTGTTCGGGGTCGCGGCTGGCTGTGGCGGTCGTGGCGATGACTCGACGACCTGCGGCACGGACCAGACCGCTTGCGAGGGCGAGTGCGTCAGCCTCGACTCGAACGCGCTGCATTGCGGGGCGTGCGGCGCGCGGTGCGCGTCCGGGCAAAGCTGCAAGAACGGAGCTTGCCGCGTCGCGTGTAAGGCGGGCTTCGAGGCGTGTGGCGACGCCTGCGCGGACCTTTCGTCGGACCCGTCGAATTGTGGAGGATGTGGCCATGATTGTGACCCGCAGACGCACTGTGCGCTTGGAAAGTGCGTGGCGGCTTGTCCATCCAACTTGGCGGACTGCGGCGGGGCGTGCGTGGATCCTGGCATCAACCCGCTCCATTGCGGCAAGTGCGGCAACGACTGCGGTCCGCTGAAGACGTGCGTTGGCGGCAGCTGTGAGTGCGTCACCTCCTGCGGCTCGGAATGCGTCGACGCGCAGAGCGACGCGAAGCACTGCGGGAAGTGCGGCAATGCCTGCGCCGCGACCGAGGAGTGCGTGTTCGGCGAGTGCAAGTGCAAGGCCGACTCGCAGCTTTGCGGTCCAGGCGCGTGCCCAGATCTGCAGACTGACCCTGACCACTGCGGCGCCTGCGGCGAGAAGTGTCCACAAAACGGCGTGTGCGTCGACGGCAAGTGCGAGTGCGTCAAAGGACAAGCCGCTTGCGGCGATACTTGTGCGACTCTGTCGACGGATCCAAAGAACTGCGGAAGCTGTGGAACCAACTGCGCTGCGGCTCCCTACTATGACTCGAGCATGCTCTGCCTCGACGGCAAGTGTGCGTGCTCGCCGGGCAAGACGCTGTGCGGAATCAAGTGCGTGTTCTTGGACAGCAGCACCGAGCACTGCGGTTCGTGTGGCGCTGGCTGCCCCTCGACCATGAGCTGCAGCGCAGGCAAGTGCGCTTGTCCGACGGGGCTGAAGTACTGCGACGGCTCTTGCAGGGACGTGCAGTCGGACGATAAGAACTGTGGCGGCTGCGGCGTCGTGTGCGCTTCCGCCGAGAGCTGCAATTCGGGCAAGTGCGAGTGCCACAGTTCCGCTACGGTCTGCGACGGAAAGTGCGTGGACCTGTGGACGGATGCGAAGAACTGCGGCGGTTGCGGCGTCGTGTGCCCGCCCACCATCGGCGCAAATGGCTTCTGCGACAAGGGTACTTGCACTTGCTCCTTCCTCGGCCTGCTGTGCAACGGCGTCTGCATCAACCCCAAGACATCGAACGACCATTGCGGAGGCTGCAACCAGCCGTGCCCGCCGGGCCTGACGTGCACGTTCGGAATTTGCCAGTGA
- a CDS encoding ferritin family protein, translating into MTFTVAQAVRNAVAAEKAAAQFYRALAVLDVSPEVRGFFLEMAEQEDQHAAAIEAGGKRLVGAQLPAQANMEVRGVETAPEWLIANDISPEQALQLARDNEYKASLFYDSLADFCPEPEAGFFRQLAMTEIEHAKLLDEVEI; encoded by the coding sequence ATGACCTTCACCGTTGCCCAGGCCGTTCGCAATGCCGTTGCCGCCGAGAAGGCGGCGGCGCAGTTCTATCGCGCCCTCGCCGTGCTCGATGTCAGTCCAGAGGTGCGCGGGTTCTTCTTGGAGATGGCCGAGCAAGAGGACCAGCACGCCGCAGCGATCGAGGCCGGGGGCAAGCGTCTGGTCGGCGCCCAGCTGCCGGCGCAGGCGAACATGGAGGTGCGTGGCGTCGAGACGGCACCCGAATGGCTGATCGCCAACGACATCTCGCCTGAGCAAGCCCTACAGCTCGCACGCGACAACGAGTACAAGGCCTCGCTCTTCTACGACAGCCTGGCAGATTTCTGTCCAGAACCCGAAGCGGGCTTCTTCCGACAGTTGGCGATGACCGAGATCGAGCACGCCAAGCTCCTGGACGAAGTCGAGATCTAG